The following DNA comes from Calonectris borealis unplaced genomic scaffold, bCalBor7.hap1.2 HAP1_SCAFFOLD_209, whole genome shotgun sequence.
TGTGCGCCCCGTGCTCTTACCCTCTCTTGGGTTCTGAAGAGCTGCAGGATGTTGCCCACGATTTCTTTGTCCACGCGGGTGAGCAGCTGCTCCTTGGGGGCACGCAGCGCAATGCCGCTGTAGGTGCGCATGAGAGCAGCGCAAACAGCCTGGGCTCTCTCCATCTTCCGCCGCCGCTGTACCTGTGTCGACAGAGATGCCCCGAGACGtcagccccagggctcctgcgGGCTCCTGTGGCAGGCCCTGCCCCCACCCTCACCAGCTCCTTGTTTCCCTGGGCACCTTCCAGCAGCTCCCCAAGCCGCTCCTCGAGCTGCGAGCTCCGGGGACGGGAGCTGTTTCCATCCCGCAGCTTGGGTTCtcacgtggggatggggaggaggtgcagCCAGCATCGCACACGCTGCTGGCAGTTTTACCACTGATTTGAGAGGTCGGGGAGCTGTCTGGAACCTTTCTGTGGAAAGGTATCTGACATAGCCTGCCATGGTGCTGCTCAAAGTCGCGCAGCCTGCGCGGGTCAGCGGTGCAGAGGAGCCcagcctgctcacctccccaggCCAGGCTGCACCGCTCTCTCTGcagggcccggccctgcccagaaaggcttccccacagcccccgggggggagcagagccagcgagACCTCACCAggctcctgctcccggcccccaGCTTTCAGGAAGGGGCAGAGTGTTGCACCGTGCCCACCCCACCTTGTcgccagctcctgctgaagttaAGTCAGGAGCAACGTGGCTGCAAGCAAGCAAccgctgcagctgccccggctgggTGGCTCTCATCCACAAGGTGTCAAACCCTGTCCTTTCCAAAGACACCTCAGGGGCCCCAGTGCCAGGATGTCCCCTCTGACACACAGGCTTCACGTAACTCTTACAAGAGGGTTAATCTAAAGACGGCTGCCACGGTTTGGCTGCCGCAGGTGTAGCAGTGGAAATAAGGCCAAAAAAGGAAAGCCAGACAGCAAAACCCTGGATCCTTTACCTTCCGGCCCGTGGAAGTCTGACGGAACCAGGCTCTGGTGAAAGCGTCAGAGAACATAGTCGCCGCGTCCAAGACCAGGTGGAAGTGGTTCTCGGCAGCGTGGGACACAACAGAAATCATCCCCTGCAACCACAGAGAAACGGGGAGtcagctccagcccaggcacTCAGACGTGGCCAGCAACAACAGCCAGGCAGGACGTTGCAGAAAGGGGGAAATCAAGGAAgtctggagcagggccagcagccctccctctccccaggaacagcagggGATGCCCAGGACGTGAGCGTCACGTCACCTGGGCCTCAGACAGCTCCACAGGGTTGGTCTCCTGGAGGAACCTCAGCACCTGCCCTTGGACGTGCCTGAGGTCCCGACAAGCTGCCAGCGCCGTCCCAAGAGCCTTgtacaggaaaagctgaaagagaagaggccGAGCCCGAGATGCGGTCACAGCCCGACCTGTCAGGAGAGGGCTGGCCCCAGGCGGACCCGACTGCCCCTGGGAGCGGGCAAGGCCGGCCGTGGTGCCAGGCTGTAGCCAGTCGCTGGGGCAACCCCAAGCGAAGCTCCTTTTGGGGGAgcctgagggaaggggaagcaatgAAAACCGCCTGCGTGGGCAGAGCACCGGCGCCggtcccagccccagcgcagggcaggagacacaccttctcccaggagccgggggcagagctgcccagctgctggctcagctcccGGCTCAGGCCCACGGTCCAGGCCTTGTCCTCAATGGGCTCCAGCGACGCTCGCAGGAACTGGGGTGAACAGGAGAGGAAGCGAGTGTTGCCCTGCCCTCGGCCAGGCCCctttccaggagctgctgggaacgGCAGTCTCTTCCCCCGCCCCACCCAACCCTCTTTCACCAGCCTCCCTCTTCTCCTAACACCTCCGGCGAGACCCCCCGGCACGGCGGACGTAGAGGAGGCGGCAGCGCTAAGGTGCGTGCCACAGCGTTAGAGGGCATTAGCCATCAGCCGTGcagacagcagctcctctgagcgGGCAGGCACCTACTCCGGGGGGATGTACGGGGTGCTCAGGAGGTGCCCCCACCTCCtggtgcctgcacaggcagccccGAGCTTCCTCCCACAACTTTgtctgctccctcttctccccctttaTTTGTGAACCCCCCCGCAAGGATGCTGTACCTTAAGCACACGgtgctcccactctgcagagtcCAGGGAGCTCTCGGTTCTTCctagaaagcaagaggaagcaaaagcTCTCGCTGCTGTTTAACCTCAGACCAAAGAAGAGCCCAGTGGTCTCCTCTGCAGTCAGACCTCCCAAAAGTCCCAGGCCATCAGCCTAGAAAAGGCCTACAAGCACCCACGCCAAAGCCCTCGCGAGGCCAAAGACACGGGAGGGATCCCAGGGGCGTTTCTCAGAGCCACTGATTCAAGCTGGGGAAGGACGCACTGACCGCAGCTGATCCCCACCGCttgactgcagctcccagcacaactCCGACCACTGAGTCACAGCACGCACCAGCAacacacattttctccttaatGACCCACCGCATTCTGCCCGTTTGCAGCCCTTCTCCCTGGCTATTGCCAAGGACGGCTGCTGCaaacctggcctggcctggggacTTGGTCCTCCAAAGCCAGGGGCTGCACCCGCTCCAGGAGCACCAGTCCTGTCCCTCCCCCAAACACCGTCCGGGCAGGACATGGGGGTGCCACCAAGGCCTGCCATCCAAGGGGACATCAACGGCCCCGTCCATCCCCTGGGCCGAATTGATGCCAGGGGACGGCTGCCCCAGCCTCAGTGCTGGCTCCCTggaaggggaaaggcagcagagcaagCGCTGGGCAACTGGGGACAATTCTTCCTCTCTCACGCTGGGAAGCTGCAttttcctgccccccctccctccccgccagcccctccctccccacttgctCTTTACCTTCCAGGTACTGCAGCACGAGGGGGATCTCGGTCGCCCACGCCGCCCCCAAGGCTCTGTGGATCCTGCCGTGGagcgcctgcagcagctgcaaggcagcgGCTGCGCGTTCGCTGCTCGCGTTAGGAGCCGCCGCCACCACCTAGgcaagggcaggagagaagggtcgctcctgctgccagagccacagcttctcccgggagggagagagggagggagggagctcggTGCCActcggccagcagcaggcagccgatGGCTTCACCCGGGGAGCTGCCAGCCCCGAGAAAGGAGTGGGATCCCCGATAGGCTCGGGCAGGCTCGGGCATGCCGCCTCCTCCTCAGGGGCTCCCGGCGCTGgcctcagcagcatctctgccctgggctctcccaccacccctggccagaaaagccctttccccagggccccaCTACTCACCAGCAGTCGAACAAACAGGACCTGGGgcgccggcagctgggctgcggggaggaaggaaggctgggtGAGCCAACGAGCCCCCGCCATGCCCTGCCCTTTGCACCTCCGATGCCCCGCACAAGGCTGAGGGCTGAGGGCAGCTGTGCtgccacagcgctggcccgggggggctccccagggctgcccagcatgAGATGAAGGCagctccagcatggccaggaATGAGCCCTGGCTCACCAGGAGAGTGCTGcgagcaggagagctgtgcccctGCACCGGGCAAGGGGCAATGCAGGGCAGAGCCTCCCAtatccagcagcagagcctgactctgccctttggttttccttttggctCCTGCTCAGGTCTGGTGGGGCGCAGGGAGACATGGACTGGCCCGACGCCCggccaaacccagcagcactcTCTGGGGCTCCTACCTCGCTCCTGGGAGTCCATGGCATccggctcctcctcttcttccttgcaccCTGCTCTCTCCCGTCTCTCAACTAGGGCTcggaggcagcgggagagcggGATCAGCATGCCGCTGTACTGGGCTGGCACCACATACTGCAGCAGCCTCggccacaggagctgcagagaagaaccGGGCAATTCGCCACATTGGCATTTCCACTCagctcaaagacaaaaagcatgGTCTGCGTTTCCCTGAGCCTTGGGTGCTTCAGCACACGTGAGGGGAGAGGTTCAGGGCATGGGGgagcatgaggaaaaatgtcCTGAAGGCAAGAAGTAGCCACAGTAGCAGGGCAGAGGGCAACTCACTTTGGTCATCCCTCTCAGAGAGACATCCAGCGAGCCCAGGATGTCCATGCACAGGGCTCGAAGAGCTCCATCCTCCTGCGTTTCCCAGGCAAaaaggcctcctgccacctgtaAGACAGAGTTGGCAAAACCCCCGTTACTCTCAGCTCCTGACCGACGAGGCTCAGGCACGACTCACCAGTGCTCCTGTGCCAGCCTCCCGGCAGCACTGACCTCCTGAAGGAGGACAAGGACAGTCGGACCCAGCTTGAGGACCAGGTCCCGGaccctgggaaggactgggaagcctgggagcagagagcgCCGCTGCCTGTCTGCACAGTACCCCAGGGCCCAAATGCTGCTGTCATGACACCAAAGCAGAGGTGAGGAACTTGCCCTTCAGCAGGGCTGTGCGCGGTGCCAAGGAACCCACAAGGAAGAGCCATTTGGAGGCCGCTCCAATGGCAGTGCCAGCGCTGATGGCCCTGCAGCGTGGAGCTCTCCATGGCCAAGGAcacctgcaggagctctcagcacagtcCAGGCACTGGTCAAAGCCCTGGGTGTCCTGCTCTGCCCTTACCAGTCTGCCCGAGGTCCGGCTGAACTCGATGAAGATGTGCCCCACCACATCCcatgcccagcagctctgggagccggagctgagcagctccctgatGAACTCCAGAACCGCCCTCCGCACCTGCCAGGGGAGAGTGCGGTTACGTTCCTCCTGTTCAAGGCCCAAAGGGAAGCTGCCTTTGCTTGGGGGCAGCCTTTGTGGCTCGTGGAGAGATGACAAGGGCACGGCAGAAGCTTTTGCTCCCGGCGTCAGCACCAAGCTGGACAGGCACTTGCCCCACGGAGCACAGCGACCTCCCTGCTCCACTCTGCCAGCTCTCCCCGGGGAGGAGCCATCACCCACTGCCTGGGCAACGTGCCGGCGCTTCCCcaggcaccccagctctgccccaaggGAACGGGTTTCTCTGCCTCCCCTGGCGGCACTGTCCCTTCCCAAACCAGCTCACCTGGGCACTCGGGTGGTTGCACACCGACTGCACGGCCTCCACCACCTGGGGCAGCTTCTCTCTCGTCTCAGGTGCTGGAAGAGATATGGAGAGGTGTGCGTTGAGGCAAAGCCCTGATGGCAGAAGGGATCCCTTGAAGCTTCCAAGTTTTTCGCACACCAACGGGACAGAAAAGTGGGGCCTGACTCTGACTTCACAGGAGGCAGTGGCGTAGCCACAGAGGCGCAGCTATTTTATAGGGACTGAAAGCCATGGTAATGTGGTAACACAGAGGATGACACAAACAGCATGGGTACAAGCAGCTCCTGTGCAAACCAGCCCACCCGCCCGCCCACCAGCCTGTCTGTGTTACTGAGCTTGGATCATCGTCCCTGGGGTGCCGCCATTTCTAACTGCCGGGGGAGAGCTCAATCCCTGTTGTGGGGTGTCAGCTCAGCTGGGGgacctgctctttgcagctccttttgGGTGCAGGTGCACCACTTTCAGCCCGTTCCTGctctcagcccagcagccccaacCCCTGCCTCGTGTCCCTGGTCCGGGCACTGACCGTCAGAGTGGGCCAGCGCTcccagcaggcccagggctgCCACGCGACCGGCCTCGCTCCCACTGCTCAGCTGGGAGCGCAGAAACACGACCGTCTCCGCGGGGCACATTCGTGCTGTGGGGAAGAAATCGCATTCTGCATtagcaggcagctgctcctgaccaccaaggacagggagagagctGCCACGGCACGGCGGGGCATCGCCCAGTCTCCTCTCCTTACCCTGCAGCACGATGCAGCGGGACAGCACTGCCCTATGGGCCGGGCCAGGCTCCTTGGTCACATCGGAGAGCTGTGGGAACAAGGTGCGTTTTAGAGAAAGCTACATCAGCGTTGAGAGGGACTGAAAAGAAACGgtgctctctgctcccctctccctgagCTCCCTGGGCACGGGACCCACAGCCAAAACCCAGCCCACCCAACGATGGCCCTGGGCACACACAGAggtttgcagcagcccaggctgcccaggagctgaGGCTGACAGTGTCAAAAGGCTGCCCTTAGGGTGCCAGCACGCCAGAGTCCTCCTGCGACTTGGCCGAGAGGGAAATTGCTGTGGGAACAGGGCTGCCCCTCGGGCCCGTTCCAAACAGCCCGGATCAGGCTTCCTGCAGCCTTAAGGTGGCACCTGGATCACAAATCCTGGTGTGCTCCTGGCCTGCAGGAAGGTCCCGGTGGAGggacgccctgccctgccctgccctgccctgccagctggcAGGTCTTTCCCCTCCATGGCAATTAGGCTGGCAGCAGGGCGCAGGCTCCCCTTACCTGGCGATGCACAGCGGTGCTGATGGCAAGAGCCGTGCCCTGTGGGATTGGGGTCTGAACTCCCTCCAGCACGTCCAAGACATAACTTAGGCTCTACAAGAGaacgggggaggaagaagaggctaaAGGCACCTAAAGGCACTTGGGAAAGGAAAATCCAGCACATCTGGGATAAGGGGAGTCCCTAACACCAGCTCCCAGGGAAAACCCTAAACCCTCCTGCATGGGACTCCTGGATTGCCCTCCCCTCAGAGCAACATCAGGAGGGTCTCCTTCCTCTGAACAGAGCCCGCGGTTGACAACTCAGTTTCCCGGCACTTCCCACTCATCAGACCTCGCCCCTCATGGACGGGGCTGGACACGGCCCTGGGCATTAGGGCAAAGCTCTTCCCGcacacagagccccagggagggggcaatgcctgccttcctgagaagatgaGCCCCAGGGActcttgcctccctcctgccccgcctCGCGTTTCTCTTTTCTTGCCCGAAGAGCCCGGGAAGCTTCaggcctcctctgctctccctgttctCCTCTAAGggcttcccagctcctcctggcaccccacagctccccagctccccctggcaCTCGCACAGACCCACCCCAGCAGCCATGCCAGGCCCTGCGCCTTGGTGACCTCACCTTGGTGACCCGGGAGGTGTCTCGGATCTCCTGATATTGGTGCAGgagccagaagacctgctcccagGCATGCTCTCGGTGCTGCTCCTCATGCAGAAGGACCTCCATCATGGCAGCCACTGCCCCGAGGACAGCCTGCTTGTcctgaagagggaagggagaggcgcTGCTTGGAGGGCCGAAGGTCTGCCTAGCGCTCAGCACCCCCTGGACACCAGTCTGCCCTTCCCGCTGGGAGgggtttccctctcccttctgccctgcaggagaagggctcACTCCAGAGGAGAGAGAGCATTTCCCCAAGCTGgtaccccagccctccctgcagaaagGCCCCAGGACTCGGCTGTTTCCCGTCACGGAGacccctcccctcacccctctGCTCGCACCCCACTGGGCACAGACGGagatctctgctgcagccccaggtgtGGAAAGCAGCACTTCTCACCTCTTCCTCCTTGCAGTCCAGCCAATTTGCCACCGCATAGCAGAAGACCGGGTAAATGGCTTCACAGATCTGTGCTACCCCCTTGCGAGGGAAGGGGCATTGCTCCTGGTTGCCAAAGTAGGTATTGACTCCTTTGGACCATTGCTCCAGAACTgcaccaggagaaaggaaaagggagcatGTGAGAGTC
Coding sequences within:
- the LOC142077317 gene encoding maestro heat-like repeat-containing protein family member 2B, which codes for LKRLQDNEGDRVETYRELESVLQGDDGCLTSGVVNRLIAEASRDMRAAQGVTGDVKTAASDVLVALARSHFHFVMSELQSHLKAMGKVPDEIVLLTVGKMARSYALRCIPFVGMTLLALRAVLSRVGSGRILRAVCSVLEQWSKGVNTYFGNQEQCPFPRKGVAQICEAIYPVFCYAVANWLDCKEEEDKQAVLGAVAAMMEVLLHEEQHREHAWEQVFWLLHQYQEIRDTSRVTKSLSYVLDVLEGVQTPIPQGTALAISTAVHRQLSDVTKEPGPAHRAVLSRCIVLQARMCPAETVVFLRSQLSSGSEAGRVAALGLLGALAHSDAPETREKLPQVVEAVQSVCNHPSAQVRRAVLEFIRELLSSGSQSCWAWDVVGHIFIEFSRTSGRLVAGGLFAWETQEDGALRALCMDILGSLDVSLRGMTKLLWPRLLQYVVPAQYSGMLIPLSRCLRALVERRERAGCKEEEEEPDAMDSQERAQLPAPQVLFVRLLVVAAAPNASSERAAAALQLLQALHGRIHRALGAAWATEIPLVLQYLEGRTESSLDSAEWEHRVLKFLRASLEPIEDKAWTVGLSRELSQQLGSSAPGSWEKLFLYKALGTALAACRDLRHVQGQVLRFLQETNPVELSEAQGMISVVSHAAENHFHLVLDAATMFSDAFTRAWFRQTSTGRKVQRRRKMERAQAVCAALMRTYSGIALRAPKEQLLTRVDKEIVGNILQLFRTQERGWGVPRWTVSF